A genomic stretch from Streptomyces venezuelae ATCC 10712 includes:
- a CDS encoding TetR/AcrR family transcriptional regulator, giving the protein MARSRLTPERETELYAAVLDLLREVGYDALTMDAVAARTHSSKATLYRQWGSKPELVARALRHNKPADLSQIDTGSLRGDFRELLDRTDDCQMEKDSALMRGLAHAVHTNPELHRALRELLIEPEMNGLDEVLRRAVRRGEVDAGNPALKLVPHMLIGAFVARPLIEDQPVDHAFLVAYVDAVVLPSLGV; this is encoded by the coding sequence ATGGCACGCAGCAGGCTCACTCCCGAGCGGGAGACCGAGCTGTACGCGGCCGTGCTCGACCTCCTCCGCGAGGTCGGCTACGACGCCCTCACCATGGACGCCGTCGCCGCCCGCACCCACTCCAGCAAGGCCACCCTCTACCGCCAGTGGGGGAGCAAGCCGGAGCTGGTCGCCCGGGCGCTGCGCCACAACAAGCCGGCCGACCTCTCGCAGATCGACACCGGCTCCCTGCGCGGCGACTTCCGGGAACTCCTGGACCGGACCGACGACTGTCAGATGGAGAAGGACTCCGCGCTGATGCGGGGTCTGGCCCATGCCGTCCACACCAACCCCGAACTGCACCGGGCGCTGCGCGAGCTGCTCATCGAACCCGAGATGAACGGCCTCGACGAAGTGCTGCGCCGAGCGGTCCGCAGGGGCGAGGTCGACGCCGGCAACCCGGCGCTGAAGCTCGTCCCGCACATGCTGATCGGTGCGTTCGTCGCCCGCCCGCTGATCGAGGATCAGCCGGTCGACCACGCGTTCCTCGTCGCCTACGTCGACGCCGTCGTGCTCCCCTCACTCGGCGTCTAG